The Lycium ferocissimum isolate CSIRO_LF1 chromosome 10, AGI_CSIRO_Lferr_CH_V1, whole genome shotgun sequence genome window below encodes:
- the LOC132034770 gene encoding uncharacterized protein LOC132034770, producing the protein MGALPTDCTWSFQDDLLLLNTVKAGDSLELLVESLANGTVQFSRIFTVPEMQDRWQTLKHEFEHSAWTTQSKCNTLKRAKESKKCVPKKRKAERSIQSSYDNMCKRISNDSFDSVNVNVLGGAGEDCMFVDPVIDNFCNTQSDFHVMPNDILEYGDDDCITASSTFPIGQNYNGDVSLESFSIQDFAYGIEETLLPTENHETIATFGGSFQPNELPAMAGQFDGDMTNASSVYESQFFSGTVSSSSFDNFGYSAMPPQLPDWGIIPDASVPSLPDFEYGVNNDGELVFTGLDGNEMIDASSFDDFMSSLLLDTPDETDKGVSGISKAQDVQMLSSALAVDLAFPEMPGGVINCTLNTEVQEVPNNEINCTLNTEVQEVPTNEINCTLNTEVKEVPNNDDVFLPIRTLSTSSALEAHKQYLKTQHRLSSVNGFSNKQKASDERNSGMMYQLQERSKRTINKIEWAPDACTQIAIAVLRGRHLKYLIKKTRVNLSTVTQLRDKGSPVFLGRAGEHVKVDIDLSEEGPDNRRQAIIKMDLHGVFYFLNIGKNPGHVNGFELLPNQSLTITSGSLITV; encoded by the exons ATGGGAGCTCTTCCTACTGATTGTACTTGGAGTTTTCAAGACGACCTTTTGCTTTTAAACACTGTTAAG GCTGGTGATTCTTTGGAATTACTTGTGGAATCACTTGCCAATGGTACTGTTCAATTTTCCCGGATATTTACTGTTCCAGAAATGCAAGATCGATGGCAAACTCTCAAACATGAGTTTGAGCATTCTGCTTGGACAACACAATCTAAATGTAATACGTTGAAGCGTgcaaaagaaagtaaaaaatgtgTCCCCAAGAAGAGAAAAGCTGAAAGAAGCATCCAGTCAAGTTACGATAACATGTGTAAGAGAATCTCTAACGACTCATTTGACTCTGTAAATGTCAATGTTCTTGGTGGAGCTGGAGAGGATTGCATGTTTGTAGATCCTGTAATAGATAATTTTTGTAATACACAGTCTGATTTTCATGTGATGCCTAATGACATTCTGGAATATGGTGATGATGACTGTATAACtgcttcttcaactttcccaaTTGGGCAAAATTATAACGGAGATGTTTCCCTAGAAAGCTTTAGCATTCAAGATTTCGCCTACGGAATTGAAGAAACTCTTCTCCCTACTGAGAATCATGAAACGATTGCCACTTTTGGGGGATCGTTTCAACCTAATGAATTGCCAGCTATGGCTGGTCAGTTTGATGGTGATATGACAAATGCTTCTTCTGTGTATGAAAGCCAGTTCTTCAGTGGTACTGTAAGTTCCTCGTCATTTGACAACTTCGGTTATTCAGCTATGCCACCCCAACTGCCAGATTGGGGTATAATTCCGGATGCTTCTGTCCCAAGTCTGCCTGATTTTGAATATGGCGTTAACAATGATGGCGAGCTAGTTTTTACGGGACTTGATGGAAATGAGATGATTGATGCGTCTTCTTTTGATGATTTCATGAGCTCACTCTTATTGGATACTCCTGATGAGACTGATAAAGGTGTATCTGGaatttcaaaagctcaagatgTCCAAATGCTATCGTCTGCATTGGCTGTCGATCTTGCTTTTCCTGAAATGCCTGGTGGAGTTATAAATTGCACGTTAAACACCGAGGTCCAAGAAGTTCCTAACAATGAAATAAATTGCACGTTAAACACCGAGGTGCAAGAGGTTCCTACCAATGAAATAAATTGCACGTTAAACACCGAGGTCAAAGAGGTTCCTAACAATGACGACGTTTTTCTTCCAATTAGAACATTGTCAACATCTTCTGCGCTGGAGGCGCATAAGCAATATCTTAAGACTCAACATCGACTCTCCTCTGTCAATGGCTTCTCAAACAAACAGAAGGCCAGTGATGAACGAAATTCTG GCATGATGTACCAGCTTCAAGAGCGTAGTAAGAGGACAATTAACAAGATAGAGTGGGCTCCTGATGCTTGTACGCAAATAGCTATTGCTGTTCTGCGTGGCCGTcacttgaaatatttgattaaaaaaactCGTGTAAACTTATCTACTGTTACTCAGTTACGTGATAAGGGCAGTCca GTTTTCCTGGGAAGAGCAGGTGAACATGTTAAAGTTGACATTGACTTGAGCGAAGAAGGTCCTGATAATCGACGGCAG GCAATCATAAAGATGGATTTGCATGGAGTTTTTTACTTTCTGAACATTGGTAAAAATCCAGGTCATGTGAACGGCTTCGAGTTGCTTCCTAACCAGAGTCTAACCATCACTTCCGGTTCCTTAATTACGGTATAA
- the LOC132033164 gene encoding floral homeotic protein PMADS 1 has protein sequence MARGKIQIKRIENQTNRQVTYSKRRNGLFKKANELTVLCDAKVSIIMISSTGKLHEFISPSITTKQLFDLYQKTVGVDLWNFHYEKMQEQLRKLKDVNRNLRREIRQRMGESLNDLNYEQLEELMENVDNSLKLIRERKYKVIGNQIETFKKKVRNVEEIHRNLLLEFDARQEDPYGGLVEQEGDYNTILGFSNVGPRMLSLRLQPNNHHHHHLHSGGGSDITTFGLA, from the exons atGGCTCGTGGGAAGATCCAGATCAAGAGAATAGAGAACCAAACAAACAGGCAAGTGACTTATtcaaagagaagaaatgggCTTTTCAAGAAGGCTAATGAGCTCACTGTTCTTTGCGATGCTAAAGTTTCAATTATCATGATTTCTAGTACTGGCAAGCTTCATGAATTTATAAGTCCCTCTATTAC GACCAAGCAGTTGTTCGATCTGTACCAAAAGACTGTTGGAGTTGATCTTTGGAACTTCCACTATGAG AAAATGCAAGAGCAATTGAGAAAGCTAAAGGATGTTAATAGGAATCTCCGAAGAGAGATCAG GCAGCGGATGGGAGAAAGCCTAAACGATCTGAACTATGAACAGTTGGAAGAACTCATGGAAAATGTGGACAATTCTCTCAAGCTTATTcgtgaaagaaag TATAAGGTGATTGGCAACCAGATAGAAACATTCAAGAAGAAG GTCAGGAATGTGGAAGAAATACATAGGAATCTCTtgcttgaattt GATGCAAGACAAGAGGATCCGTATGGTGGGTTGGTTGAACAAGAAGGAGACTACAATACTATACTTGGATTCTCAAATGTAGGTCCTCGTATGTTAAGCTTACGCCTTCAACCaaacaatcatcatcatcaccatcttCACAGTGGAGGAGGCTCTGATATTACTACTTTTGGTCTAGCTTGA